The DNA region ATTCTGAAATAAACCTTAAAGGAACAAAAGTCCTTCCTTCTTTAATTAAAGGTGGAGAATCGAGTGTTATAATCTTATCATTTACTCTTGCTAATTTATTACCAACTTGAAGAGTTATTTTAATATTTTTAGCTTGAAGATAAATTCTTATTGTTTTTGTATCATTCTCCCATGTGACTTCTGCTCCAAATGATTCAGAAATAAATCTTATTGGTACTACTGTTCTTCCTGGTGGAACAATAAATGGAGAGATTTTTGTATTATTAGGATCAATATAAACTTCTTTTTCATTTATTAATGCCTTTGATTTATCAATCCAAAGAGTTATAGTGAGTTTTTCGGGTTTTGGTTCTCCTAAAACTAATGAGAGAGGAATTTTTTGAACTCTTCTATTTCCAGAATCACAAACATAAATAAAACCCTTATAAATAAATAAATAATTTGGTTCAAAAAATTTACCTAATTCAAGAGAATAATTAAGTTCAGTAGTTCTTAATGATGAAATTTTTGTTAATGGACCTCCAAATTCACCAAAGGTTTTTATAAATTTTAAAATATTTCCATCCCAATTGAATATTTTAATATCACATGATTCACTATCAAGAATGAATAAATAATTTTCATACAAATAAATTGATGTAGGATTATAAAGGTTTAAGTTTTTGCCTTCATAAAGAAAATTGAAGTTTTTATCATATATTAAAATTCTTTTATTTCCATTATCTATAATAAAAATGTTTTCATAATTATCAATAAATATAGATATTGGATAATCAAATTCATATAGACCTTTACCATATTTGCCAAATGTTTTTATAAAATTTCCATCACTTGAAAAAATTACTATCCTATCATTATAAGAATCAACAACATAAATTTTTCCCCTATAAACAAAAATATTTTGAGGAAATAAAAACGAATCATTGTTAAAATTTTCTATTTTAAATCTAAAGTTTAAATTTTTATCAAAAGAAGATATTTCACCAATATATTTCGATATTGTATAAATATTTCCATTATCATCTATTGATATTCCATTTGGATGTTCAAATGCGTAATTTATTTTTTTAATAAAATTTTTATTATTATCAAATATTGAAATAGAATTATTCATATTATCAACAATATATATTTTTTCATCATTTGAAATAGTTAATGAATTTGGATATAAGAATAATCCATCTTTTAGTGGTTCACCATATGATCTTATAAAATTACCATCTTGAGAAATAACATCAACTCTATTCTCCCATGGAACAGTGTAAATTATATTATATTCTTTTGTAATAAAAATTGAAATTGGTGCTTTATTGAAGAACCAATACGCATCAG from Caldisericia bacterium includes:
- a CDS encoding stalk domain-containing protein, whose amino-acid sequence is MRKNYLIIILFFIINLFSFKLQTIEIIGKGGSSSNLIFPTGIYLNSNKLYLSNYIGNTISILDINLNKWYEFGCFGEENSKFNSPNSIILGEDKKIYIVDTNNSRIQVFDENYNFVSTFGKERLSSPIDLSIYNGKVYITDFDSSKILIYDLNGKFISEFGKKGENNGEFNGPLGIYINKNGNIFICDSKNRRVQIFDINFNFIKKINIDGRPSDVFVDDSDKIYISDYYNIKIYVYKDFGNTKLKEFKINTDAYWFFNKAPISIFITKEYNIIYTVPWENRVDVISQDGNFIRSYGEPLKDGLFLYPNSLTISNDEKIYIVDNMNNSISIFDNNKNFIKKINYAFEHPNGISIDDNGNIYTISKYIGEISSFDKNLNFRFKIENFNNDSFLFPQNIFVYRGKIYVVDSYNDRIVIFSSDGNFIKTFGKYGKGLYEFDYPISIFIDNYENIFIIDNGNKRILIYDKNFNFLYEGKNLNLYNPTSIYLYENYLFILDSESCDIKIFNWDGNILKFIKTFGEFGGPLTKISSLRTTELNYSLELGKFFEPNYLFIYKGFIYVCDSGNRRVQKIPLSLVLGEPKPEKLTITLWIDKSKALINEKEVYIDPNNTKISPFIVPPGRTVVPIRFISESFGAEVTWENDTKTIRIYLQAKNIKITLQVGNKLARVNDKIITLDSPPLIKEGRTFVPLRFISESFGANVKWFANEKKIVIELSL